In one Triplophysa rosa linkage group LG13, Trosa_1v2, whole genome shotgun sequence genomic region, the following are encoded:
- the fbxo38 gene encoding F-box only protein 38 isoform X2, with translation MMGPRRKVTRTQSLGGGMVNLPGHEDPKDYINELSHEVLCHIFRYLPMQDIMCMECLSRKLLEAVTLYLRVVKVVDLCAGRWWEYMPSGFTDSSFLMLMKKMPDLEQLYGLHPRYLERRRVRGYEAFSIPGVLEALQACPNLIGVETSHLELVEAVWNYMPQVHILGKFRNRNGAFPIPSENKLTIPVAAKIQTLHLVGVNVPEIPCLSMLRHLYLKWVRLTKPQPFKDFLCVNLRSFVMRNCAGPTNSLKYVPLVTGLASARNLEQLELVRVPFLGGLIQHVVEDSWRSGGFRNLHTIVFGACKNSLEVDLGYLIITAARRLHEVRIQPSLTKDGVFSALKMAELEFPQFETLHLGYVDEFLLQCKMSHAELVKYGLADVIENPGIITDIGMKAVNEVFTSIKYLVIYNCPHLHNPHNWITDHSRWSRLVDLTLVRCHAIKLESFSQFIEMLPSLEFISLDQMFREPPKGCARVGLSAGTGIGVSSALVSNQNSNNDNDNNNNNNHQNNNDANIPPNNNNRDDVPQQRHHDAEEIPDVEGMVAENVEPEPVLGAVNPEEEIQGSSETSNPSLDQDEEQAGPSGVQTAVKKQPVVVSDSDSEDEYCPIRTQCAGRSQGRYPETESQEKSRAAVTPHGKGKTPLRRRGPQPHESSCEKGCQVTSEQIKADMKAANETAERGTRDRTSGAGPASGYATGSCVCSMRWREDSANQEGRGEGTVRTRCTCSRSRSASETRAHGGHGPPAGVENHSPENHSPEQREAAGGEEMEDRHSSTPHRTESSYEGHNERTAGQQQDIGPAGSSHRSPTYEFPRRPVTRACSRLSSVPLVCESELPKAKPRAAVKKKRTADKSTSTSDPVTEDDHVQALNLKSKNLVGITLTNCGITDLVLKECPKMMFVHATRCRVLKHLVVESAPIVNRFDYAQCKKLDMEQVLDQILRMPPERNRIIYMRPMHQIDSLSLEKKLFSGPYPYHIAIIHEFSNPPNVRNKVRVRSWMDTIANISQWHCSFQIVTHSSPSCVFMLSPENSSNMNSFRRPHGRKRM, from the exons ATGATGGGCCCACGGCGGAAAGTCACCAGGACTCAAAGTCTGGGAGGAGGAATGGTAAACTTGCCTGGACATGAGGACCCCAAAGATTATATAAATGAGCTCTCACATGAGGTGCTTTGCCATATATTCAG ATACTTGCCCATGCAGGATATAATGTGTATGGAGTGTCTGTCACGGAAATTGCTTGAAGCGGTGACTCTATATTTGCGGGTTGTGAAGGTGGTGGATCTTTGTGCAGGCCGATGGTGGGAGTACATGCCCTCAG GTTTCACAGACTCCAGTTTCCTCATGTTGATGAAGAAGATGCCAGATTTAGAGCAGCTGTATGGTCTTCATCCACGCTATCTAGAAAGAAGGAGGGTCAGGGGTTACGAGGCTTTCAGTATTCCAGGTGTTTTGGAGGCTCTACAAGCCTGCCCAAACCTCATC GGTGTGGAGACGTCACATCTTGAGCTTGTGGAGGCGGTATGGAACTACATGCCTCAGGTGCACATTCTGGGCAAATTCAGAAACCGAAACGGGGCCTTTCCTATTCCATCCGAGAACAAACTCACCATTCCAGTTGCCGCTAAAATCCAGACTCTTCATCTTGTCG GTGTGAACGTACCGGAGATCCCGTGTCTGTCCATGCTCAGGCATCTGTACCTGAAATGGGTTCGCCTTACTAAGCCTCAGCCTTTCAAAGACTTCCTTTGTGTCAACTTGCGTTCGTTCGTCATGAGAAACTGTGCCGGTCCCACAAATTCTCTAAAGTATGTGCCTCTTGTTACCGGCTTGGCATCTGCTCGCAATCTGGAGCAGCTGGAGCTGGTGAGGGTGCCCTTCTTAGGGGGACTAATTCAACATGTGGTGGAGGATAGCTGGAGGTCAG GGGGGTTTCGTAATTTGCACACTATCGTATTTGGTGCCTGTAAGAATTCACTTGAAGTGGACCTGGGCTACCTCATCATTACTGCTGCTCGCAG GTTGCACGAAGTCCGAATTCAGCCTTCCTTAACCAAAGATGGCGTGTTCTCTGCACTGAAAATGGCTGAACTAGAGTTTCCCCAGTTTGAGACTTTGCACCTTGGATATGTAGATGAGTTCCTATTGCAAT GTAAAATGAGCCATGCTGAGTTAGTGAAATATGGTCTTGCTGATGTGATCGAGAATCCGGGAATCATCACAGACATTGGAATGAAGGCTGTTAATGAGGTGTTCACCTCCATCAAGTATCTGGTCATTTATAACTGTCCACATCTTCACAACCCACACAACTGGATCACAG ATCACTCACGCTGGAGCCGGCTGGTGGATCTCACTCTGGTGCGTTGTCACGCTATCAAGCTGGAGTCTTTCAGTCAGTTTATAGAGATGCTTCCCAGCCTAGAATTCATCTCTCTAGACCAGATGTTTCGTGAGCCCCCCAAG GGCTGTGCACGTGTGGGACTCAGCGCTGGCACGGGTATTGGCGTATCGTCTGCCTTGGTCAGCAATCAGAATTCCAACAACGATAACgacaacaataacaacaacaatcacCAAAATAACAATGACGCAAACATTCCACCAAACAACAACAATCGTGACGACGTCCCTCAGCAGCGGCATCATGACGCAGAGG AAATTCCTGACGTGGAGGGCATGGTGGCAGAGAACGTGGAGCCTGAGCCTGTTCTTGGGGCCGTCAATCCAGAAGAAGAGATCCAAGGGTCTAGTGAGACATCAAATCCTTCTCTCGATCAGGATGAAGAACAAGCAG GGCCTAGCGGAGTTCAGACCGCCGTGAAGAAACAACCGGTGGTGGTGTCAGACTCTGACAGTGAGGATGAGTACTGTCCAATCAGAACGCAGTGTGCTGGTCGTTCTCAAGGCCGGTACCCAGAGACCGAATCCCAGGAGAAGAGCCGCGCAGCTGTGACTCCTCATG GTAAAGGGAAAACTCCTCTGCGCAGACGTGGACCGCAACCTCATGAGTCCAGCTGTGAGAAAGGATGCCAGGTAACCAGCGAGCAGATAAAAGCCGACATGAAGGCAGCCAATGAGACAGCTGAGCGTGGAACCAGAGACCGAACCAGCGGGGCTGGACCCGCTTCAGGCTACGCTACCGGCAGCTGCGTCTGCTCCATGCGATGGAGGGAAGACTCGGCCAATCAGGAGGGCAGGGGAGAAGGTACGGTCAGGACACGCTGCACGTGCAGCAGGTCTCGTTCTGCCTCTGAAACCAGGGCTCACGGTGGCCACGGCCCGCCAGCAGGGGTTGAGAACCACAGCCCAGAAAATCACAGCCCTGAGCAGAGAGAGGCAGCAGGGGGAGAGGAGATGGAGGACAGACACTCCAGCACTCCACACAGAACTGAGAGCTCATATGAGGGCCATAATGAGAGAACTGCAGGCCAGCAGCAAGACATTGGACCAGCAGGTTCATCACACAGAAGCCCAACATATGAGTTCCCCAGGAGACCAGTCACTCGTGCCTGCAGCAGACTTTCCTCTGTGCCTCTGGTGTGCGAGTCAG AGTTGCCCAAAGCAAAGCCACGGGCTGCAGTAAAGAAGAAACGTACGGCAGACAAATCCACCAGCACCAGTGACCCTGTGACTGAAGACGACCATGTGCAG GCGCTTAACCTTAAATCTAAAAACCTGGTGGGCATCACTCTTACAAATTGCGGCATCACAGACCTGGTTCTTAAGGAGTGCCCCAAAATGATGTTTGTCCATG CCACACGCTGCAGGGTGTTGAAACATCTGGTAGTGGAAAGCGCACCTATCGTGAACCGTTTTGACTATGCACAGTGTAAGAAATTAGACATGGAGCAGGTGCTGGATCAAATCTTACGAATGCCCCCAGAGAGAAACCGCATCATCTACATGAGGCCTATGCATCAG ATTGACTCTCTGTCTCTGGAGAAGAAGCTTTTTAGTGGTCCGTACCCCTACCATATTGCTATTATCCATGAGTTCAGCAATCCCCCCAATGTCAGGAACAAAGTGCGTGTGCGTAGCTGGATGGACACCATCGCCAACATTAGTCA ATGGCACTGTTCTTTTCAAATCGTGACACACAGCTCACCAAGCTGCGTTTTTATGCTTTCACCAGAGAACTCATCAAATATGAATTCTTTCCGGAGGCCACACGGACGGAAGAGGATGTAA
- the fbxo38 gene encoding F-box only protein 38 isoform X1: MMGPRRKVTRTQSLGGGMVNLPGHEDPKDYINELSHEVLCHIFRYLPMQDIMCMECLSRKLLEAVTLYLRVVKVVDLCAGRWWEYMPSGFTDSSFLMLMKKMPDLEQLYGLHPRYLERRRVRGYEAFSIPGVLEALQACPNLIGVETSHLELVEAVWNYMPQVHILGKFRNRNGAFPIPSENKLTIPVAAKIQTLHLVGVNVPEIPCLSMLRHLYLKWVRLTKPQPFKDFLCVNLRSFVMRNCAGPTNSLKYVPLVTGLASARNLEQLELVRVPFLGGLIQHVVEDSWRSGGFRNLHTIVFGACKNSLEVDLGYLIITAARRLHEVRIQPSLTKDGVFSALKMAELEFPQFETLHLGYVDEFLLQCKMSHAELVKYGLADVIENPGIITDIGMKAVNEVFTSIKYLVIYNCPHLHNPHNWITDHSRWSRLVDLTLVRCHAIKLESFSQFIEMLPSLEFISLDQMFREPPKGCARVGLSAGTGIGVSSALVSNQNSNNDNDNNNNNNHQNNNDANIPPNNNNRDDVPQQRHHDAEEIPDVEGMVAENVEPEPVLGAVNPEEEIQGSSETSNPSLDQDEEQAGPSGVQTAVKKQPVVVSDSDSEDEYCPIRTQCAGRSQGRYPETESQEKSRAAVTPHGKGKTPLRRRGPQPHESSCEKGCQVTSEQIKADMKAANETAERGTRDRTSGAGPASGYATGSCVCSMRWREDSANQEGRGEGTVRTRCTCSRSRSASETRAHGGHGPPAGVENHSPENHSPEQREAAGGEEMEDRHSSTPHRTESSYEGHNERTAGQQQDIGPAGSSHRSPTYEFPRRPVTRACSRLSSVPLVCESELPKAKPRAAVKKKRTADKSTSTSDPVTEDDHVQALNLKSKNLVGITLTNCGITDLVLKECPKMMFVHATRCRVLKHLVVESAPIVNRFDYAQCKKLDMEQVLDQILRMPPERNRIIYMRPMHQIDSLSLEKKLFSGPYPYHIAIIHEFSNPPNVRNKVRVRSWMDTIANISQELIKYEFFPEATRTEEDVKKYPNYPWGRDIYTLEGVVDGAPYSMVTDFPWLRSLRAAEPNSNARYDFEDDESTTIYAPRRKGQFSADICMETIGEEISERRQTHRGVFQRVVVVFIHYCDVRGEPVDDDYI; the protein is encoded by the exons ATGATGGGCCCACGGCGGAAAGTCACCAGGACTCAAAGTCTGGGAGGAGGAATGGTAAACTTGCCTGGACATGAGGACCCCAAAGATTATATAAATGAGCTCTCACATGAGGTGCTTTGCCATATATTCAG ATACTTGCCCATGCAGGATATAATGTGTATGGAGTGTCTGTCACGGAAATTGCTTGAAGCGGTGACTCTATATTTGCGGGTTGTGAAGGTGGTGGATCTTTGTGCAGGCCGATGGTGGGAGTACATGCCCTCAG GTTTCACAGACTCCAGTTTCCTCATGTTGATGAAGAAGATGCCAGATTTAGAGCAGCTGTATGGTCTTCATCCACGCTATCTAGAAAGAAGGAGGGTCAGGGGTTACGAGGCTTTCAGTATTCCAGGTGTTTTGGAGGCTCTACAAGCCTGCCCAAACCTCATC GGTGTGGAGACGTCACATCTTGAGCTTGTGGAGGCGGTATGGAACTACATGCCTCAGGTGCACATTCTGGGCAAATTCAGAAACCGAAACGGGGCCTTTCCTATTCCATCCGAGAACAAACTCACCATTCCAGTTGCCGCTAAAATCCAGACTCTTCATCTTGTCG GTGTGAACGTACCGGAGATCCCGTGTCTGTCCATGCTCAGGCATCTGTACCTGAAATGGGTTCGCCTTACTAAGCCTCAGCCTTTCAAAGACTTCCTTTGTGTCAACTTGCGTTCGTTCGTCATGAGAAACTGTGCCGGTCCCACAAATTCTCTAAAGTATGTGCCTCTTGTTACCGGCTTGGCATCTGCTCGCAATCTGGAGCAGCTGGAGCTGGTGAGGGTGCCCTTCTTAGGGGGACTAATTCAACATGTGGTGGAGGATAGCTGGAGGTCAG GGGGGTTTCGTAATTTGCACACTATCGTATTTGGTGCCTGTAAGAATTCACTTGAAGTGGACCTGGGCTACCTCATCATTACTGCTGCTCGCAG GTTGCACGAAGTCCGAATTCAGCCTTCCTTAACCAAAGATGGCGTGTTCTCTGCACTGAAAATGGCTGAACTAGAGTTTCCCCAGTTTGAGACTTTGCACCTTGGATATGTAGATGAGTTCCTATTGCAAT GTAAAATGAGCCATGCTGAGTTAGTGAAATATGGTCTTGCTGATGTGATCGAGAATCCGGGAATCATCACAGACATTGGAATGAAGGCTGTTAATGAGGTGTTCACCTCCATCAAGTATCTGGTCATTTATAACTGTCCACATCTTCACAACCCACACAACTGGATCACAG ATCACTCACGCTGGAGCCGGCTGGTGGATCTCACTCTGGTGCGTTGTCACGCTATCAAGCTGGAGTCTTTCAGTCAGTTTATAGAGATGCTTCCCAGCCTAGAATTCATCTCTCTAGACCAGATGTTTCGTGAGCCCCCCAAG GGCTGTGCACGTGTGGGACTCAGCGCTGGCACGGGTATTGGCGTATCGTCTGCCTTGGTCAGCAATCAGAATTCCAACAACGATAACgacaacaataacaacaacaatcacCAAAATAACAATGACGCAAACATTCCACCAAACAACAACAATCGTGACGACGTCCCTCAGCAGCGGCATCATGACGCAGAGG AAATTCCTGACGTGGAGGGCATGGTGGCAGAGAACGTGGAGCCTGAGCCTGTTCTTGGGGCCGTCAATCCAGAAGAAGAGATCCAAGGGTCTAGTGAGACATCAAATCCTTCTCTCGATCAGGATGAAGAACAAGCAG GGCCTAGCGGAGTTCAGACCGCCGTGAAGAAACAACCGGTGGTGGTGTCAGACTCTGACAGTGAGGATGAGTACTGTCCAATCAGAACGCAGTGTGCTGGTCGTTCTCAAGGCCGGTACCCAGAGACCGAATCCCAGGAGAAGAGCCGCGCAGCTGTGACTCCTCATG GTAAAGGGAAAACTCCTCTGCGCAGACGTGGACCGCAACCTCATGAGTCCAGCTGTGAGAAAGGATGCCAGGTAACCAGCGAGCAGATAAAAGCCGACATGAAGGCAGCCAATGAGACAGCTGAGCGTGGAACCAGAGACCGAACCAGCGGGGCTGGACCCGCTTCAGGCTACGCTACCGGCAGCTGCGTCTGCTCCATGCGATGGAGGGAAGACTCGGCCAATCAGGAGGGCAGGGGAGAAGGTACGGTCAGGACACGCTGCACGTGCAGCAGGTCTCGTTCTGCCTCTGAAACCAGGGCTCACGGTGGCCACGGCCCGCCAGCAGGGGTTGAGAACCACAGCCCAGAAAATCACAGCCCTGAGCAGAGAGAGGCAGCAGGGGGAGAGGAGATGGAGGACAGACACTCCAGCACTCCACACAGAACTGAGAGCTCATATGAGGGCCATAATGAGAGAACTGCAGGCCAGCAGCAAGACATTGGACCAGCAGGTTCATCACACAGAAGCCCAACATATGAGTTCCCCAGGAGACCAGTCACTCGTGCCTGCAGCAGACTTTCCTCTGTGCCTCTGGTGTGCGAGTCAG AGTTGCCCAAAGCAAAGCCACGGGCTGCAGTAAAGAAGAAACGTACGGCAGACAAATCCACCAGCACCAGTGACCCTGTGACTGAAGACGACCATGTGCAG GCGCTTAACCTTAAATCTAAAAACCTGGTGGGCATCACTCTTACAAATTGCGGCATCACAGACCTGGTTCTTAAGGAGTGCCCCAAAATGATGTTTGTCCATG CCACACGCTGCAGGGTGTTGAAACATCTGGTAGTGGAAAGCGCACCTATCGTGAACCGTTTTGACTATGCACAGTGTAAGAAATTAGACATGGAGCAGGTGCTGGATCAAATCTTACGAATGCCCCCAGAGAGAAACCGCATCATCTACATGAGGCCTATGCATCAG ATTGACTCTCTGTCTCTGGAGAAGAAGCTTTTTAGTGGTCCGTACCCCTACCATATTGCTATTATCCATGAGTTCAGCAATCCCCCCAATGTCAGGAACAAAGTGCGTGTGCGTAGCTGGATGGACACCATCGCCAACATTAGTCA AGAACTCATCAAATATGAATTCTTTCCGGAGGCCACACGGACGGAAGAGGATGTAAAGAAGTATCCCAACTATCCCTGGGGCCGAGACATCTACACTTTAGAGG GAGTAGTAGATGGAGCGCCGTACTCCATGGTCACCGATTTCCCATGGCTTCGCTCTTTACGTGCAGCAGAACCCAATAGTAATGCTCGATACGACTTCGAGGATGATGAAAGCA CTACAATATACGCACCACGGCGTAAGGGACAGTTTTCTGCCGACATATGTATGGAGACTATCGGCGAGGAGATCTCAGAGCGACGACAAACGCACAGGGGCGTTTTCCAGCGCGTGGTGGTCGTCTTCATCCACTACTGTGACGTTCGTGGAGAGCCGGTAGATGATGACTACATTTAG